From one Cereibacter sphaeroides 2.4.1 genomic stretch:
- a CDS encoding HhH-GDP family DNA glycosylase has translation MSSMAIDNDAVEILIAARRVANFACLQGVPADSRHPRACYQHMGAILVDTTLQAGLNYANVVRPRVTRALALFPEATTIGALIEIVESGKSAAILNWQHPLKISRFERIVNFLHRNDVRDSKELRRRLSNKDFCALLQDIHGVGPKTVDYMACLVGVESIAVDRHIRSFAQEVGILDKDYSFLKHVFCAAADLLAISRREFDAWVWRHEVERKSPQMAFSF, from the coding sequence ATGAGCTCGATGGCTATAGACAACGACGCGGTGGAAATTCTCATTGCTGCACGGCGGGTTGCAAACTTTGCGTGTCTCCAGGGCGTCCCTGCCGATTCGCGCCACCCTCGCGCGTGTTATCAGCACATGGGTGCGATCCTCGTCGACACAACGTTACAGGCTGGGCTGAATTACGCAAATGTGGTGCGGCCCAGAGTTACGCGTGCACTTGCGCTGTTTCCAGAAGCGACGACGATTGGCGCCCTCATAGAGATTGTTGAATCTGGCAAGAGCGCAGCGATTTTAAACTGGCAGCATCCGTTAAAGATATCAAGATTCGAGAGGATTGTAAATTTCTTACATCGCAACGATGTTCGAGACTCGAAGGAACTTCGAAGAAGGCTTTCGAATAAAGATTTTTGTGCTTTACTTCAAGATATCCACGGAGTGGGGCCAAAAACGGTGGACTACATGGCGTGCTTGGTTGGCGTTGAGTCTATTGCGGTAGATCGACACATAAGAAGCTTTGCCCAAGAAGTTGGCATACTGGATAAAGACTATTCCTTCCTGAAACATGTGTTTTGTGCAGCCGCGGATCTACTCGCTATATCGAGACGAGAATTCGATGCATGGGTTTGGCGTCACGAAGTTGAGCGCAAGTCACCACAAATGGCCTTTTCGTTCTAG
- a CDS encoding anti-phage deoxyguanosine triphosphatase encodes MYTSDDWLRQNGEDSASDPWRPPVVRDFGRIIHSASFRRLQGKTQVFPGHESDFFRNRLTHSLEVSQIAEGIADRLNYVYAEKLGGRRIDSRLCAAAGLVHDIGHPPFGHNGERALNTKMEMRGGFEGNAQTLRILSRLEKKAKYKAPVDGDERAGMNLCFRTLAAVLKYDNEIDKERFGSDGPQKGYYASEAKIVAEIKRRVLGGKALPAGVKFKTVECAIMDIADDIAYSVYDLEDSLKAGFLTPASILATDDDLLKRVAEKATEQLAEDCSEKITAQEVLATLVALFGDIFAVDESREQDFPFERRNKDLSSFINAMKASRAVNMDAGRRMKLSSELVHEFMNAVELEINEEFPALSRAALDKKTRIKVEILKQYTFLSTIYSNRVKLGEYRGTELVGEIFEALEKKSGHLLMPDDVRKRVQEAGGDKDLQARHICDFVAGMTDRYAVEFWARLKSDVAESMFKPI; translated from the coding sequence ATGTACACATCTGACGATTGGCTACGCCAGAACGGCGAGGACTCGGCATCTGACCCTTGGAGACCGCCCGTTGTCAGGGATTTCGGTAGGATCATCCACAGCGCTAGCTTCAGAAGGCTGCAAGGTAAAACGCAGGTATTTCCGGGACACGAGTCCGACTTCTTTAGAAACCGTCTGACGCATTCACTTGAGGTCTCACAAATCGCCGAAGGCATCGCAGACCGTTTGAACTATGTATATGCGGAAAAACTGGGAGGTCGGCGGATCGACAGCCGACTCTGCGCAGCGGCAGGTCTTGTCCACGACATCGGACATCCCCCATTCGGCCACAATGGTGAGCGCGCACTCAACACTAAGATGGAGATGCGCGGCGGATTCGAGGGGAACGCTCAGACGCTGCGTATCTTAAGCCGCTTGGAAAAGAAGGCGAAGTACAAAGCGCCTGTAGATGGCGACGAGCGCGCCGGGATGAACTTGTGTTTTCGGACACTCGCTGCCGTGCTGAAATACGACAACGAGATAGATAAAGAACGCTTCGGTAGTGATGGTCCGCAAAAAGGGTACTACGCCTCCGAAGCTAAGATTGTCGCAGAGATAAAAAGAAGAGTTTTGGGAGGGAAAGCCCTTCCGGCTGGCGTCAAGTTTAAGACCGTTGAATGTGCAATAATGGATATTGCAGACGACATCGCTTATTCTGTTTACGATCTTGAAGACAGTCTTAAAGCAGGTTTCCTAACGCCTGCCTCAATTCTGGCTACAGATGATGATTTGCTGAAGAGGGTTGCGGAAAAGGCAACTGAGCAGCTGGCGGAAGATTGCAGCGAGAAGATCACCGCACAAGAAGTCTTGGCGACCTTGGTTGCTCTTTTCGGGGACATCTTTGCTGTGGACGAAAGCAGAGAGCAAGACTTTCCGTTCGAACGACGGAATAAGGATCTTTCAAGTTTTATCAACGCGATGAAGGCGTCTCGTGCGGTGAACATGGACGCAGGGAGGAGGATGAAGCTATCGTCCGAACTGGTTCACGAATTCATGAACGCTGTTGAACTAGAAATAAACGAAGAGTTTCCTGCTCTCTCACGAGCTGCGCTAGATAAGAAGACGCGCATTAAAGTGGAAATCCTGAAGCAATATACTTTCCTGTCAACTATCTACTCGAACCGGGTTAAGCTCGGCGAGTACCGTGGTACCGAGTTGGTGGGGGAAATATTCGAGGCGCTGGAAAAGAAGAGCGGACATCTGCTTATGCCCGACGACGTGCGCAAGCGGGTTCAGGAGGCCGGTGGGGATAAGGATTTGCAGGCGCGTCACATTTGCGACTTTGTCGCAGGAATGACGGATAGGTATGCCGTAGAGTTCTGGGCTCGGCTCAAGTCAGATGTCGCGGAAAGCATGTTTAAGCCCATCTAG